The Candidatus Palauibacter australiensis genome contains the following window.
CAGCCGAGGGCCTCGATCATGAGGAAGCGGGGGATGAGGATGACGACCGCGGGCACCATCATCGTCGACAGAAAGAGCATGAACAGCCCGTCCCGTCCGGGGAAATCGAGGCGGGCGAAGGCGTACCCGGCGGTGGCCGAGGTCGCGACCTGGCCCGCCGCCACCGCGGTCGCGAACACGAGCGAGTTCAGGAAGTAGCGCCCGAAAGGCTGGACGGTCAGCGCCTCCGGATAGTTGGACCACCGCGGCGACCGCGGCAGGAGACTGCCGCCGGCGAACACCTCGAGTTGTCCCATGAGGCTGGTGAGCGCCATCCAGGCGAAGGGCGCGGCCATGACGAGGCAGGCCGCGGCGAGCAGGAGCCCCCGGGCCGTCCGGGGCGCGATGGCGCGGTCAGCCATGGGCGCGCCGCGTATCGAGGAAGCGGAAGTGCAGCCAGGTGGCGGCGAACACGACGGCGAACAGCATCCAACTCATCGCCGCCGCGTTGCCGAACTGCAGGAACTCCCACGCCTCGCGGTAGATGTGATAGACGGCGACATCGGTGGCGCCCAGCGGGCCGCCCTCGGTCATCACGTAGACGAGTCCGAACACCTGGAAGGACCCGATGACGGACGTGACGAGCACGAAGAACAGGGTGTGGCGGAGGCCGGGCAGGGTGACGTGGCGGAAGCGCTGCCACGGCCCCGCGCCGTCGACCCGGGCCGCGTCGTACCAGTCACGGGGGATTGCGGCGAGGCCCGCCTGGAAGACGACCATCTGGTAGCCCACGACCATCCAGACGCCGATCGCCATCAGGCTCGTGAGCGCGGTGTCGGGCGAGGTGAGCCACGGGACGGACTCGAATCCCGCGCGTTCCAGGCCCCGGTTCAGTAGCCCGTACCGGTCGCTCAGCAGCCACTTCCACACCACCGCGATCGCCGCCACGCTCGTGATGCCGGGGAGGAAGAGGGCGAGCCGGGCCCAGCGCATGGCGCGGCGCGACCCGCGGGTGAGGAGCGCGAGGGCGAGGGCGAGGGCCATCGCGGCGGGCACGTGCAGCGTGAACAGCGCCGTGTTCCCGATCGCCGACCACCACTCGCCGTCCGCGAGCAGCGCCGCGTAGTTGTCGAATCCGAGGAAGAGCGGCGCGGGGTCGATGAGGCGCCATTCGTGCAGCGAGATCCATAGCGAGAAGACGAGCGGCCCAAGGGTGAACGCGAGGATGAGGGCCGCCGCCGGCGCGAGGAGGCCCCAGGCCGCGAGGGTTCGACGCAGCGCGCGGGGGCGGGCCGCGAGTTGCACGAGGTGGAGCGCCAGCACGACCAGCAGGGTCGCGAGCCCGCCCGCGGCGGCCAGCGCGAGGGCGGGCGAGGCGGTCCGCTCGTATCCGAGGAAGGCGAGGTGGACGTCGGCGGCGCGGGCAACGTGCCACGTGGCGCCGTCCGCTTCCACCGTGTACGGCGTCCCCGCACGCGTGCCGGCGGGCTGCGTGGCTCGGTCGGGCGAGGCGGCGATGGCGGCCGCGACGCCGGCCGGCATGGTCCACTGTGGCTCCGCGGACTCCAGCGCGCCGTCCGCGGCCCACGGGAGGTGGGCGACCCGGGCGGCCCGGGCCGGATCTGCGCCGCTGGCCAGGGTCGACTCGACGGCCCGCGCGCCCTGGGCCACCGTGGCGCCGCTCAGCGATCGGAGTTCGCCGTCCGCCCACCGCGCGGCGGCGACCGCCGTCAGCGCGATGCAGCCCACAGAGAGGAGCGCGATCTCCGTCGGGTAGCGCCGGCGCGTCGGCCCGCGGCGCCTGGCGACGGCCCACCCCGCCATGAGGGCCGCGCCCGCCAACGCGATGGCGCCGGCCGCGCCAGGTAGGGCGCCCAGCGGGCCGTCCGCTGGGCGCGGCGCGACCGCGATCCAGGCGGCGGCGTCGAGCGCACCGGCCTCGTGGGCGTATGCCCCCGTGCCGTCACCTCCGGCGCCCGCGCCGAGGATCGCCGCCCGTTCACCGAGCAGCCCGGCGACGGCTGGGGCGCCGCCCCCCTCCTCCCACAGCGTGGCCGCCATGCGCGCTTCGGCTTCCGCCGCCGCGGCCCGCACGCCATGCACCCGGCCCGCGGCGATGGCCAGCACCATCGCCAGACCGGCGGCCAGGACGACGGCGGCGAGGGCGGCGAGAACCGGCGGCCGCGCGCCGCTCACCGCCCGAACTCCGCGTCGATGCGGCGGGCCACGTCCGAGGCGCTCGAGGCGAGCGGTTCTCCCCGAATCAGGCGGCGGTCCATGATCTCCACCGCCAGCGCCTCGATGCGGGAGAAGTCCCGCACCCGGGCGCCCCACGTCATCCGCGCGCCCTCCACAAGCGCGATGAACGCGGCCTCGACGCCGGAACCGTCCGCCGCCGCGATCTCCGCCGCCACATCGATCCGCGAGGGGATGGCGAGTCCCGACCGCGCCCGAATACGCTGCGCGTCGGGCGAGGCGAGGAAGCCGGCGAGGTCGATGGCCCGGCGCAGGTTGGGGGCGTTCGGCGG
Protein-coding sequences here:
- a CDS encoding sugar ABC transporter permease; this encodes MSGARPPVLAALAAVVLAAGLAMVLAIAAGRVHGVRAAAAEAEARMAATLWEEGGGAPAVAGLLGERAAILGAGAGGDGTGAYAHEAGALDAAAWIAVAPRPADGPLGALPGAAGAIALAGAALMAGWAVARRRGPTRRRYPTEIALLSVGCIALTAVAAARWADGELRSLSGATVAQGARAVESTLASGADPARAARVAHLPWAADGALESAEPQWTMPAGVAAAIAASPDRATQPAGTRAGTPYTVEADGATWHVARAADVHLAFLGYERTASPALALAAAGGLATLLVVLALHLVQLAARPRALRRTLAAWGLLAPAAALILAFTLGPLVFSLWISLHEWRLIDPAPLFLGFDNYAALLADGEWWSAIGNTALFTLHVPAAMALALALALLTRGSRRAMRWARLALFLPGITSVAAIAVVWKWLLSDRYGLLNRGLERAGFESVPWLTSPDTALTSLMAIGVWMVVGYQMVVFQAGLAAIPRDWYDAARVDGAGPWQRFRHVTLPGLRHTLFFVLVTSVIGSFQVFGLVYVMTEGGPLGATDVAVYHIYREAWEFLQFGNAAAMSWMLFAVVFAATWLHFRFLDTRRAHG